One window of the Lytechinus variegatus isolate NC3 chromosome 3, Lvar_3.0, whole genome shotgun sequence genome contains the following:
- the LOC121411460 gene encoding pyruvate dehydrogenase E1 component subunit beta, mitochondrial-like → MALAGKLRFVRKIIPSPIARRCLGTSSPASAQLTVRDALNSALDEEIARDDKVLLMGEEVALYDGAYKVSKGLHAKWGDKRVIDTPITEMGFAGIATGAAMAGLRPVCEFMTFNFAMQAIDQVINSAGKTFYMSAGAVPVPIVFRGPNGAAAGVAAQHSQCFAAWYGHVPGLKVISPFSSEDCKGLLKAAIRDDNPVVFLENELLYGRPFEMSEEAMQDDFVLPIGKAKIEKEGTHVTLVAHSMGVLRSLEAAQILAEDGISCEVINLRTIRPMDEDAIFNSVKKTNHLVTVEGGWPQFGVGAEIIAKVMESDAFDYLDAPVVRVTGADVPMPYAASLEQASLPQVTNIVNSVKRILNVGAAQGQMKS, encoded by the exons ATGGCTCTTGCCGGAAAGCTGCGGTTTGTTCGGAAG aTAATCCCAAGTCCCATTGCTAGAAGATGTCTGGGTACTTCTTCCCCGGCTTCTGCTCAG CTAACGGTGAGAGATGCCCTGAACTCGGCCCTTGATGAGGAGATTGCCCGGGATGACAAAGTTCTCCTAATGGGTGAAGAAGTGGCCCTCTATGATGGTGCGTACAAGGTCTCCAAGGGGCTCCATGCCAAGTGGGGTGATAAGAGGGTTATTGACACACCCATCACAGAGATGGGCTTCGCTGGCATCGCTACCGGAGCTGCAATG gCCGGTTTGAGACCTGTATGTGAGTTTATGACCTTTAATTTTGCTATGCAAGCCATCGATCAGGTTATCAACTCTGCAGGGAAGACTTTCTATATGTCAGCTGGTGCG GTTCCAGTGCCCATTGTATTCAGAGGTCCTAACGGAGCCGCAGCGGGTGTGGCCGCTCAACATTCACAGTGCTTCGCTGCATGGTACGGCCATGTACCAGGTCTCAAGGTCATCAGTCCCTTCTCATCAGAAGACTGTAAAGGACTCCTCAAAGCTGCTATCAGAGATGATAACCCAG TGGTATTCCTTGAGAATGAGCTCTTGTATGGCAGGCCATTTGAGATGTCAGAAGAGGCCATGCAGGATGACTTCGTTCTACCGATTGGAAAAGCCAAGATTGAGAAAGAGGGGACACATGTGACACTTGTTGCTCACAGTATGGGTGTGTTGAGGTCACTTGAGGCTGCACAAATTCTAGCTGAAGATGGAATATCTTGCGAG GTGATCAACCTGCGAACCATCAGACCTATGGACGAGGACGCCATCTTCAACTCGGTCAAGAAAACCAATCATCTTGTTACTGTTGAAGGAGGCTGGCCACAATTTGGAGTTGGCGCTGAAATCATCGCTAAAGTCATGGAAA GTGACGCATTTGACTATTTGGATGCACCTGTTGTAAGAGTCACCGGAGCTGATGTACCCATGCCCTATGCAGCCTCATTGGAACAGGCCAGTCTTCCTCAAGTCACTAACATCGTTAATTCCGTCAAAAGGATATTGAATGTAGGTGCTGCCCAGGGGCAAATGAAGAGTTAa
- the LOC121412243 gene encoding creatine kinase U-type, mitochondrial-like: MAKYLTVKLYSKLCDRKTSTGWTLDQCIQTGVDNPGHPFIMTVGMVAGDEESYEVFKELFDAVIQNRHDGYGPNNIHPTDLNQNHLRAVTLDPNYVLSSRVRTGRSIRGFRLPPACSRAERRKIEEIVTQALGGMKGDLTGKYYSLTTMSEQDQQKLIDDHFLFDKPVSPLLTCAGMARDWPDARGIWHNYQKNFLVWVNEEDHTRLISMENGANMVRVFQRFCSGLKEFERKIKEAGHEFMWNEHLGYILTCPSNLGTGLRAGVHLKIPLVSQDPRFEVILERLRLQKRGTGGVDTESTDGIFDISNVDRLGKSEVQLVQTVLDGVATLIKMEKELERHGTIAQYLPQ; this comes from the exons ATGGCCAAGTACCTGACAGTCAAACTCTACTCAAAGCTCTGTGATAGAAAGACCAGTACTGGATGGACCCTTGACCAGTGCATCCAGACCGGGGTGGACAACCCTGGGCATCCGTTTATTATGACCGTTGGTATGGTCGCAGGAGATGAAGAATCGTACGAG GTTTTCAAGGAGCTCTTCGATGCTGTCATTCAAAACCGACATGACGGTTATGGACCGAATAATATCCACCCAACCGATTTGAACCAGAACCACCTCCGAGCGGTTACTCTCGATCCCAACTACGTTCTCTCTTCTCGTGTTCGCACCGGGAGATCGATACGAGGATTCCGCCTTCCTCCTGCGTGCAGCAGAGCCGAACGCCGAAAAATCGAAGAG attGTGACTCAGGCTCTTGGTGGTATGAAAGGCGATTTGACTGGGAAGTATTATTCCTTGACAACCATGTCTGAACAAGATCAACAGAAACTGATTGATGATCATTTTCTATTCGACAAACCAGTTTCTCCTCTGCTCACGTGCGCTGGTATGGCTAGAGATTGGCCCGACGCAAGGGGAATATG GCACAACTATCAGAAAAACTTCCTTGTGTGGGTGAATGAAGAGGATCATACCAGGCTTATATCAATGGAAAATGGTGCTAATATGGTTCGAGTGTTCCAGAGGTTCTGCAGTGGTCTGAAAGAG TTTGAAAGGAAGATAAAGGAAGCAGGACACGAGTTCATGTGGAATGAGCACCTTGGATATATTTTGACGTGTCCTTCGAATCTTGGGACTGGACTCCGAGCTGGTGTACACCTTAAAATCCCTCTCGTTAGCCAG GATCCACGATTTGAGGTGATACTAGAGAGGCTCCGCCTTCAGAAGAGAGGGACCGGTGGAGTCGATACTGAATCGACCGATGGCATTTTCGACATTTCGAACGTTGATAGGTTGGGAAAGTCAGAG GTTCAGCTGGTGCAGACCGTCTTGGATGGAGTGGCAACTTTGATCAAGATGGAGAAAGAACTGGAGAGGCATGGAACCATCGCCCAATATCTACCCCAATAA